A single window of Nocardioides baekrokdamisoli DNA harbors:
- a CDS encoding SRPBCC family protein encodes MTELTTSSIVIAATPERVLHAIADFAAYPSWAKGVKSADVLSSDAQGRPAQVRFVLDVPPISDTYTLSYVWDGNRSVTWTLVESVLLRSLDGTYELKALADGTTEVSYRLQLDLMVPVIGMLKRKGEKVLIETALRGLKTYVEKN; translated from the coding sequence ATGACCGAACTGACGACCTCTTCGATCGTCATTGCGGCCACCCCCGAACGGGTGCTGCACGCGATTGCGGACTTCGCGGCCTATCCTTCGTGGGCCAAGGGCGTGAAGAGCGCCGACGTGCTCAGCAGCGATGCGCAGGGCCGGCCGGCGCAGGTCCGCTTCGTCCTGGACGTCCCGCCGATCAGCGACACGTACACGCTCTCGTACGTCTGGGACGGCAACCGTTCGGTCACCTGGACGCTGGTGGAGAGTGTCCTGCTGCGCTCGCTCGACGGCACGTACGAACTCAAGGCTCTGGCCGACGGGACGACCGAGGTCTCCTACCGACTGCAGCTGGACCTGATGGTCCCCGTGATCGGCATGCTCAAGCGCAAGGGCGAGAAGGTCCTGATCGAGACGGCGCTGCGCGGGCTCAAGACGTACGTCGAGAAGAACTAG